The Acidobacteriota bacterium genomic sequence CGCGGTGGGAGGGGCTCCCGCGCGTCTTCGCCGAGGCGATGGCGACGGCGATCCCGGTCGTCGCGACGCGCGTGGACGGCGCCCCCGAGGCGATCGAGGAGGGGGTGAACGGGCGCCTCTTCGACCCGGGCGACGTCCGTGGGATGGCGGGCGCCGTCGTCGAGCTCGTGCGCGACGCCCCCCTGAGGCGGCGGATGGGGCGGGCCGGGCTCGAGCGGGCGGGAGGATGGGACATCGACGAGATGGTCCGCGAGCAGGAGCGGATCTACGAGGATATAATCCGCGCCGCCGCGGCGGAGCCCGCCCCGGCCCCACGATGAGCCAAGGCGAGCCGGTCCTCGAGATCCGGAATCTCCAGAAGTCGTACTGGGGCCATCTGCGGCTCAGGCGGAACCGCGTCCTCAACGGGCTGAGCCTGACGGTCTCGAGCGGGGAGATCTTCGGCCTCCTCGGCCAGAACGGCGCCGGCAAAACCACCACGATCAAGACCCTCCTCGGCCTCGTCTTCCCCGACGCCGGAGCGGTGCGCCTCTTCGGCCGCAAGAGCACGATCGTCGCGGTGAAGGAGCGCATCGGCTTCCTCCCCGAGAACCCGTACTTCTACGAGTATCTGACCGGGCGGGAGTTCCTCGACTACTGCGGGCGCCTCTTCGGCTACTCCGCCTACGAGAGGCAGCGGCGCACCGCGGCGATGCTCGAGCGCGTCGGGATGACGTCGCGCGCCGATTCCCAGCTCCGCAAGTACTCGAAGGGGATGCTCCAGCGGATCGGCCTCGCGCAGGCGCTCATCAACGACCCCGATCTCGTCATCCTCGACGAGCCGATGAGCGGCCTCGACCCGATCGGCCGGCGCGAGTTCCGCGACATCATCCTGTCGCTCAAGGAGCGCGGGAAGACGGTCTTCTTCTCGTCGCACATCCTCTCGGACGCCGAGGCGCTGTGCGATCGCGTCGGCATCGTGAAGGACGGCGTCCTCGGCGCGGAGGGGAAGCTCGGCGACCTGCTCCGCCCGACCGTGCGGCACTGGGAGGTCACCTACTCGGGCCCGGAGTTCGCGGCGCTCGGCGCGGCGGCCACGCTCGTGGCGGTGCGGGGGACCGAGACGCTCGTGCGCGTCACCACCGAGGGGGAGCTGGCGGCGCTCCTCGAGAGGGTGCGGGCCCGGGGGGGGGTGCTGATCTCGGTGATGCCGAGGCGCGACACGCTCGAGGATCTCTACTTGAAGGAGGTCTCGGCGTGAGGCTCTACGCCATCGCCATCAACACATTCCGGGAGGCCATCCGCGATCGGATCCTCTACCTCATCCTCGTCTTCGCGCTGATCATGATCGGCGCGGGGCGCGCCATCAGCCTGCTGACGGTGGGGAGCGAGGAGAAGATCATGAAGGACATGGGCCTCGCGGCGATCTCCCTCTTCGGCGTGGCGACGGCGATCTTCGTGGGCGTGGGGCTCGTCTTCAAGGAGATCGAGAAGCGGACGATCTACGTCCTCATCGCGAAGCCGATCCGGCGATCCGAGTTCATCCTCGGCAAGTACCTCGGGCTCGCGCTCGTCCTCTTCGTGAATTTGAGCATCATGACCCTCGGCTTCTACACCCTCCTCTGGTACAAGGGGTTCCTCGACGTCACGCTCGGAAAGGCGATCGCGCTGATCTTCGTCGAGCTGCTGCTCATCACCGCCGTCGCGATCTTCTTCTCGTCGTTCAGCAGCCCCTTCCTCAGCAGCCTCTTCACCGTCACCTGCTACCTGATCGGACACCTCTCCTGGGGGCTCCCTCTCCTCGCGGAGAAGCTGGCGAGCGCCCCCGGCCGGTGGATCTGCCTCGCCCTCTACCGCGTGCTCCCCAACCTGGAATACCTGAACGTGAAGGGCGAGGTCGTGCACGGGGTGCCGGTCGGGGGCGAGGAGATCCTTCTCGCGGCGGGGTACGGCCTCCTCTACACCGCGATCGTCCTGATGCTCGCGATCGCCGTCTTCCGGCGCAGGGACTTCGTCTGATCCGCCGGCTCCTCGTCGCGGGGGTCTTCCTCCTGGTCGTCTCGCTGACGGCGACCGCGGAGGGGAGGCTCCACGACCTCTCCTCCGTGAGGCCCGCGGGGTCGCACCTCCTCTACCTGCCGTCCGGGAAGTATCTGCGAGCCCTCGCGCCGGGTTACCGGGAGCTCCTGGCCGACGCCGTCTACCTCTGGTCGATCCAGTACTACTCGAGCTACGACTCGGGGGATCGCTACAAGTACCTCGATCACATCTATTCGAACGTGATCACCGAGCTCGATCCGCACTACGAAGATCCGTACCTGATCGGCGCGCTCATCATGGCGATGGAGGCAGGAGACCTCGAGATGGCGCTCCGGCTCCTCGACAAGGGCATCGCCGCGAACCCGGGCGACTGGCTCCTCGCGTTCGAGGCGGGCTTCTACTGCTACGACACGCTCCACGACTACCCGCGGGCCGCGCGCTACTTCGAGCGCGCGATGAAGGTCCCGGGCGTCCACCCGCTCGTCGGCCGCCTGCACGCCGAGATGTACAACCGGATCGGCGATCGGCGGACGTCGTGGAAATACTGGCTCGAGATCTACCAGTCCGGCAGCGACGAGTACACGCGCGCCGTGGCCTGGCGCCACGCGCACGATCTGAAGATCCAGATCGACATCGAGGAGCTGCAGTCCGCCGTGAAGGCGTACGCCGCGGCCCGCGGCGGAAACCCGCCCGGCCTCGAGGCGCTGGTCACGGCGGGGCTCGTCGATCGCGTGCCGAAGGACGCGGAGGGGACCCCGTACCTCTACAATCGCGCGACCGGGCAGGTCCGGACCGTCGCGCACCCGTTCCTGAAGCGGAGCTTCGATTGAGCGGCGCGGAGCCGGTCGAGGGGGCGATCGCGCTCGCGGTGGGGCTCATCTTCGGCTCCTTCGCCAACGTCTGCGCCCACCGCATTCCCGAAGGGGAGTCGATCGCCTTTCCGGGCTCAAGATGCCCGCGGTGCCGCGCGGCCATCCGGTGGTACGACAACGTCCCGGTCGTCTCGTGGATCGCGCTCCGCGCGAGGTGCCGCGGCTGCCGCGCGCCGATCCCTGCCGTCTACCCCGCCGTGGAGGCGCTCGTGGGGGTGGGCTTCCTCGGCGCGTATCTGAAGTTCGGCCTCTCGATCGACGCCTTCGCGACGGCGTGGCTCGTCTTCACGTGCGTCGTGCTCACCGTGATCGACCT encodes the following:
- a CDS encoding tetratricopeptide repeat protein, translated to MRPAGSHLLYLPSGKYLRALAPGYRELLADAVYLWSIQYYSSYDSGDRYKYLDHIYSNVITELDPHYEDPYLIGALIMAMEAGDLEMALRLLDKGIAANPGDWLLAFEAGFYCYDTLHDYPRAARYFERAMKVPGVHPLVGRLHAEMYNRIGDRRTSWKYWLEIYQSGSDEYTRAVAWRHAHDLKIQIDIEELQSAVKAYAAARGGNPPGLEALVTAGLVDRVPKDAEGTPYLYNRATGQVRTVAHPFLKRSFD
- a CDS encoding ABC transporter ATP-binding protein, which codes for MSQGEPVLEIRNLQKSYWGHLRLRRNRVLNGLSLTVSSGEIFGLLGQNGAGKTTTIKTLLGLVFPDAGAVRLFGRKSTIVAVKERIGFLPENPYFYEYLTGREFLDYCGRLFGYSAYERQRRTAAMLERVGMTSRADSQLRKYSKGMLQRIGLAQALINDPDLVILDEPMSGLDPIGRREFRDIILSLKERGKTVFFSSHILSDAEALCDRVGIVKDGVLGAEGKLGDLLRPTVRHWEVTYSGPEFAALGAAATLVAVRGTETLVRVTTEGELAALLERVRARGGVLISVMPRRDTLEDLYLKEVSA
- a CDS encoding ABC transporter permease; the encoded protein is MRLYAIAINTFREAIRDRILYLILVFALIMIGAGRAISLLTVGSEEKIMKDMGLAAISLFGVATAIFVGVGLVFKEIEKRTIYVLIAKPIRRSEFILGKYLGLALVLFVNLSIMTLGFYTLLWYKGFLDVTLGKAIALIFVELLLITAVAIFFSSFSSPFLSSLFTVTCYLIGHLSWGLPLLAEKLASAPGRWICLALYRVLPNLEYLNVKGEVVHGVPVGGEEILLAAGYGLLYTAIVLMLAIAVFRRRDFV